CAACTGTTATTCTCAGAAACATTTTTGAAAATCCAGGTTGGTACACACAGTACACACCATACCAAGCCGAAATTGCTCAAGGCAGATTAGAAGCTTTGCTCAATTTCCAAACCATGATTGCCGATTTAACTGGTTTGCCTGTTGCCAACGCTTCTTTATTAGACGAAGCAACAGCTGTTGCCGAAGCCATGCATTTGCTCTACGAAGTAAGAAACAAAAACAAGCAATTACCTAGTGCTAACAAAATTTTTATTGATAAACAATGCTTTGCTCAAACGATAGAAGTAGTAAAAGGCAGAGCCATTCCTTTAGATATTGAATTGGTTGTAGATGATGTAGTGAATTTCGATTCAACACATGAATATTTTGCATTGGTGATACAATATCCAAGTGCAAATGGAAATATTGAACACTACGAAAGCATTATTCAAAAAGCAAAATCTTTTGATATTAATACCGTAATGGCTTGCGATATTATGAGCTTGGCTTTGTTGAAATCGCCAGCTGAATTAGGTGCTACTATTGCTGTTGGCAATACACAACGATTTGGTGTGCCAATGGGATTTGGTGGTCCACATGCTGCATTTTTTGCTTGTGTAGAAGATTTTGTCCGATTGCTTCCTGGTAGATTAATTGGTATTTCTAAAGATAAATTGGGCAATCAAGCATTGCGAATGGCTTTGCAAACCAGAGAACAACATATTAAACGAGATAAAGCAACTTCAAATATTTGTACTGCTCAAGCATTATTGGCTATTATGGCTAGTATGTATGCAGTGTATCATGGAGCAGATGGCATTAAACAAATTGCAACTGAAATTCACCAAAAAGCAAATACATTAACCAATGCTTTAGCACAATTAAACATCAAACAAAACAATACAATATATTTTGATAATATTAATTTCAATATTGATAATATCGATGCATTAAAACAATTAGCAGAAAAGCATCAATGTAATTTTTGGTATAACAACAATCAAGTTCAAATAGCTATTGATGAAACAACTTCGTATGATGACATTCAGTTAATCGTAAATATTATAGCAAAGCATATTCAACAAAATCCTCCACAAATTACTGTAGATAACAACATCAACATACCTAATGATTATTTAAGAACTGATGACATTTTAAAACATCAAGTGTTTAATAGCTATCATTCAGAACATGAAATGCTACGGTATATCAAACGCTTAGAAGCAAAAGATTTGTCTTTGTGTCATGCCATGATTCCATTAGGAAGCTGTACGATGAAACTTAATGCTACTACACAAATGATTCCTGTTTCTTGGAAAGCATTTGCCAATATGCATCCATTTGCACCAAGCAGTCAAACGCAAGGTTATCAAACCATCATACAAGAATTAGAACAGTTTTTAGCCAACATTACTGGATTTTATGCTACATCCTTACAACCTAATTCTGGTGCTCAAGGCGAATATGCTGGATTAATGGTCATTCGTGCATTTCATGAAAATAATGGCGATACACACCGAAACATTGCCTTAATTCCATCATCTGCACATGGCACTAATCCTGCAAGTGCTGCCATGGCTGGTATGAAAATTATTATTGTTAAATGCGACGAGAATGGCAATATTGATGTGGCTGATTTAAAACAAAAAGCAGCAACTAATGCAGCGAACTTGTCTTGTTTAATGGTAACTTATCCATCTACACATGGCGTATTTGAAGAAAGCATACAAGAAATCTGCGATATCATTCACCAAAATGGTGGCAAAGTATATATGGATGGTGCGAATATGAATGCACAAGTTGGATTAACCTCGCCTGCTAATATTGGTGCTGATGTTTGCCATCTTAACTTACATAAAACATTTGCTATTCCACATGGTGGTGGTGGTCCAGGTATGGGACCAATTTGTGTTACCGAAGCATTGGCTCCTTTCCTACCATCTAATCCATTTGTAGCAACTGGTGGCAAACAAGCCATACCTGCTATTGCAGCAGCTCCGTTTGGTAGTGCTTCTATCTTGTTGATTTCTTATGCTTATATCAAATTATTAGGACAACAAGGCGTTAAAACGGCTACACAGTATGCTATTTTAAATGCCAATTATATGAAAGCACGATTGGAAAAGCATTACGATATTTTATTTAAAGGCAAAAACAATACGGTAGCTCACGAGTTTATTATCGACTTACGACCTTTTAAAGCTAAGACAGGCATTGATGCGATTGATGTTGCCAAACGATTGATAGATTATGGATTTCATGCTCCAACAGTGGCTTTTCCTGTTGCAGGAACTTTAATGATAGAACCTACCGAAAGCGAAAGTTTAGTAGAATTAGACCGTTTTTGTGAGGCAATGATTGCCATTAAACAAGAAATTGATGCGATTGAAAATGGAACTTATACAAAAGAAGACAATCCAGTTATTAATGCACCACATATATTACAAGAAATAGTTGGTGATGAATGGACACATGCTTATTCTAGAAAGGTAGCATCTTATCCATTGCCGTATTTACAAGACCACAAGTTTTGGGCAAGTGTTGCTAAAATTGACAATACCTACGGCGACAGAAACCTAATGTGTACCTGTACACCTATTGAAGATTATGTGTAAAAATGTAGTTGATAAAGGCAAATAAATATTAACATATAACTAATTGGGTAGTTCAATATTATAGCTTTCCTCTAAGAAAATATCAATATCATTTTTATTAGTTTCATTAATTAAAAAATCAATATCATTTTGAGTAAAATTAGGAATTCCAAAATTTCTAATATACGCTCCATCTAATGAATAATAATTTGAGGAATAAGGCCTACTAGTTGATTTAATATAAAACCAAAATAAGCGCGATTCTAATATTACTTTAATTAATTGCATTTCTACATCTGAATGACCAATAATAGCTTGACCATTATAAAATAATAAATCTTCATCATTACTGATTAAATAACTTGGAATCCTATCCGAAAATTTAGGAAAGAATAGTTTATTACTAACCTTTTCTAATGATTGCGTTCTGCCAAAAGCAAACCACTTTTCGTATTTGCCTTTTCCTTTATCTCTTTCTGCTAAAATATTACGCTTATGTTGTAGATATTCAAATGCCCTTGGAAATTGTTCTCGTAAATATTCTTCTTCTAATGCCTTGGGTTTTATTTCAGCATTATAAGGAAATAATACTTTTTCTCTGACACCTTCAAAATCAATCTCTCTACTCAATTTATTTGAATTCAAAATATCTTTACAGATACCTTTTTCTATAGGAAATAAAGTACCATTCTGTAAATAATAAAATTCTTCATCTTCTTTTACTGGCTTAAAAATATAGATGTCATTTCTTAAAGTAGCTATACCATGTCTAGTTTTATACCTTTCACCAAAGGACTTCCCAACTGCTTCAATCTTAGCAACTAGTGTATTATTATTTAAATTCCACCCTTGTTTTGCATTTAGTTTTTTATAGTTTATCTTTCTATATTGCCCCCTATTAGTAGGTAATTCTTTTTTTTTGGATTTATAATATTCGATATAGTTTTGTTCTTCTTTTTCCAAAAAACAAATACAAGTATAAGTGCTTTTAGATTTGAAAATTTGATTTGTGCCAAAATCGATAATTCTAATACTTGTATTATTATCCTCAAAGTACTTTCTTAAAGCTCTACCATTTAAACTTTTAAAAAAAGTATTCATTGTAATAAAACCAAGTGTTCCATTCTCTGCAAGATTTTCATACCCAATTTGAAAGAATGGAATATATAAATCAGGATTTCCTGAATTACATACCGACCATTTCTTAAGATTTACTTTTACACTTTCTTCTAGATTCCTTATACGCACATACGGCGGATTTCCAATAATAATATCAAATCCTTCAAAATTCTGATATTCTTGTTCCCATTTAAAAAGCAAAGCATCACCTTGATGAATATTAAAATGGAATGTTCCAACATCTTCTCCTTCAGATAATGCTAATAAGCTTAGTAAAAGTTTACTTCGTGTAACTGAATAATCTTGAATATCTAAACCAAAAATTTGATTTTTAAAAATATATTGATAGCTGTTTTCTGTCTTTTTTTTCAGTTCTTTTGCAGCCGAATATAAAAATCCAGAACAACCACAGGCAATATCTGCTACAGTAACTTCATCCAAATTATTTCTGTGATTGTTGAATGTTTGCTTTACAATATATTCTCTAATTTCTGAAGGTGTATAGATTGCTCCATTTACAATTCTGTCTGAAGGGGAAATAACGAATTCGAACAGTTCTATAAGTTTTTCAATATTGAATATTTGTACTTCACTTTTTACAATTTCAATAAATTCAAGTAATTTTTTCCTTTTCTCTGACTTTCTTTTTGAGATTAAGTAGCTCTTAATAAATCTATTATTGATTACTTCTAAATTATTTATCTCAACAAATGCAGACACAATGAGCTTGTCCACTTCTTTTGGAAGTGGCGGATAGGATTTGAGATATTTGAAGATGTTGGTCATTTTAAAGTGTTGCTTTCAAATATTTTTTATAATCCATGTATTGAAATGCTATTGCGATAAATAACTCTTTTGCTTCTGCCTCGCCTGTATTTTCAATTAAAATTCTTAATTGTTTCATTTTCGATTCTAATTGCTCTAGCATCCAAATAATACTGTATCTTTTTAAATATAGCTTTAAACGGACATACATATATTTTGCAGAATCTGAATCCTCTCTAGGGAAAATGTTTCCAAGTTCATCTCTATAAAAATGTAAGTTGTAATCTACATCAACAGGATCTAAGTATTTTCCATTATCGTCCCCTTTGGCACGGTTCACATAAGAACATGAATACACTAAATTGGAATACTTTGTTTCCAAATCAGGATAAATTGATTTTGGCTTGAAATGGTCAATTTGAAAATTATTTTTACCTCCAAACCAAATCTGTTGGCAACAAGTATAACCACATCTTTCTTTAAAGTCCATTTCCAAAGAATCTTTATATCTTTTATAATCCTTTAATTCTTTGCCTGCGTAAGTTCTGGATGGAGGTTCAACTCTATATACTATTTGATTCATTTGTCTCCTCCAAGTTTTTTGGTTAAGTCATCAACTCTTTTCAAAAGCTCTGATAAATCAGATGCCTCTTTATCATCTCTCAAAATATTTGGAATTCGACTTTCCTTATCCAAGGATTTTTCAATTTTTGAATCCAATTCTGCTAGCTCATCAATTTCCGAAGCATCTAACTTTCTTTTCTTACTTTCAGAAATCAACTCTAACAATCTATTTTCGTCAACTTCTAATTTATGCTTGTATTTTTCAATCTGTGCTTTTACCCTTTGAAGAAAGGTTTCTCCTTGATCCATTTCTTTCTTTTCATAAATTATATTTACATCTTCTCCTTTTGAGATGGCATCATCTTCATAGGAAGTAAGAATAAATACAGGAAATCCTTCTCTTTTCTTAAGAAACAAGCTTACTAAATCAGTTCCATCGTAATGAACTGTTGAAAGTTGTTCTGCAAAATCAAAATCAGAAATTATTGCATCAACATGACTCTGTAAAATGTCATTGCAAGTTTCTTCTATTGAATCATTAGGAATGATAGGAACGACATCAAAATAATTATAAGAAAACCGTTGAAATCTTCTTGTATCAGCATCTGATTCGTCTATATATGCTATTTTATATTTTGCCATGACAATTAATTATGTGGTAATGTTATTTTAATTTTAAAATGTGGTCGGGCGTTTACGATTTCTATATCTCCGTTATACTCATCAATGGTAGATTTTACTATCCACATTCCTAATCCTGTTCCAATTTTTTCTCCGGTTTTATCGTCTCGTTTGGTGGTATAAAAAGGTTGAAAAATTTTATTAGCATCGGTTATTTCCTCTAATAAACCTGGTCCAAAATCTTCATAAATCACACTTATTCCATTTGAATCTAAAGGACTAAATGAAAAACTTAGTTTTATTTCCCGCACATCTCCAGCATCGCTACGCTTATAAGCATCAACAGAATTTGTAATTAAATTATTGAATATCCCATCTAAATCAATTTCATGCCCATTGAAGTTAACTTCTGAAAACTTCCATTTATCTATTGTCAATTTTATATTTCTCCTTGATAACAATGAACTCCATATTTTTTCTAATCCTTCAATATAAGTAACCATATTAATGATTCTCCTTGATCGTTTGTCTTTTCTTACGGACGAAATCGAGAAATCAAGCCATGATTTCAATCTCTCATCTTGTTTTCTCATATCGGAAAGCATAATATACGGATCAAAAAAATCGGGAAGTTGTTTTAGTTTTTCCATATCAATGATTTCTAATAAAACTTGTTTTAGTTCATCGGTACGAGGTAAAATGCTGTCTGTGTGATTTCTAAATTCATGTGCAAAGGAGGTAACAATCAATCCTGCACTCGCTAAAACTCTAAGAATTTTTTGCTCGTCTTGAAGTTCTTCTATATCTTCCTTATATGCCTCAATCGCACTTATTAAAGTGTTTTTTTCTGCACTTTCTTCTTCCGGTGTTGCTGATTTATTAGAATTTTTCTTGTTCTTTATTATGTTTTCTGCATCCTCTTGAGCTTTTCTTTTTTTGTTATTATCATCGTATATTTTTTTCAAGGACATCATTATTTGATTTCTGTCCTGTTCAAAAATCTCGATAATTGATTTTAGAATTTCTTTGAAAAGATTAAAAGCATCATTCTCTTGCAATCCCTCTCTGCTCGATTTGTCTTCAAAGTTGATATTGTCTATTCTTGAAATGTTTACAATACCATATACCTGTTGTGGTCTTACTCGATAACCCGGCCTTGTTACAGTTGGATTACTTAAAGCTCTTTTTCCTAAGTCTAACCAATCGAAGGAACTGCTTTTTGTTTCTCCATATGGTCTAACTCTAAAATTATCTCTAAAAATTTTTATTCCACCAAACTTATCTAACCAATTTGTTCTTTGACTATAATTGACAGATTTATATGGATATTTCGTTATATCCTCATCCCTTTCCTGCCCTCCACCTCTTTTCATAAAATAAAAAGAAAATGTAAACGCACCTATTTTATTTAGATTATCATTCTTGTCAATATCTTTATATCCGGGAATAAGATTTTCAAGTTTGGTTGCCATCTCGAAAACACCATCATCAAATGCTTTTAATTGATATTGCGTTTGATTCAACTTCGATTTATCAAAAAAACCGATTCTCTTTAGGTCACCGAGATTAAGTTCATTTCTATAAACTTCAACCTTCACATTTTGGCTTTCATCAACAGTTGCTGTCACTTTATAATCAAAGTCGTCACAAGAAGTCGGCTGGATTTTACCATATTTTTCAGGCTCTATTGTACTGAAAAGAAATACTTCAAAAATATTTGTTTCAAGAGGGGGAAGTAAAATTTCCAAATTGGAATACAAAGATTGTATGGCTTTTTCGTCCCAACTATCTCGTAGTTTATCTATAGAAATCAACGTTCCTTTTTCTTCTTTCCAATAATCAATAATTGACTGACTAAGACCTGAAAAATTTTGAACTTCAATAACTTCATCCAATAAATTACTATTCCCAACTTGCAATGTCGCTTTTATATCTGAGATAACTGCTCCTGTATTTTCAAACTGATTCCAATCTACATCCCAAACCAAGCTTTCAGAATCAATCGTTTTAGTAACCATAATGCTTGACCTTCCAAGTCGGTCAAGAGCAAACCTACCAATACCTTTAGCACCTGTTTTTATTCTTGATTTTGTCTTAAAGTTTACTTTTTTATCATCTGTCCCAATAGTCATCCAATGTGTCTTAATCCTTTCTACTGTCATGCCATCTCCATTATCCATGATGCGAATTGTATCATTTACTGGATCAATAATTATTACACAGATGGAAGCATCGGCATCATAACTATTTTTCACCAATTCAATAATAGCACCTTCAGCATTAGCAAAATTTTCCTGACCAATCAGTCGTGCTGTTCTTGCAGATACAGTAAAAGGTATATTAATTATATTATTAGTCATTTGTATGCTAAACTACCATTCTAATCGTTAATAAATATAGCAAATTTAAAATCTTTAAGTAATATTTTCAATATATGCCTGTTATTTTGGATTAACAGGTAAAATAATAACTTAAAATTATTCTTTTTTCAAATACTTACCTAAAGTTTTTTACAAGGCATTAAAGAGAGTTTCATACAGTAATGAAGTAGCTTCACAAAGTATTGTAGTTGCTACATGGTGGTCTATAGTTAGCTACACATAGTGTTGTAGTGGCTACATGGTAGTCTGTAGTTAGCTACACATAGTGTTGTAGTAGCTACATGGTGGACTGTAGTTAGCTACACATAGTGTTGTAGTGGCTACATGATGGTCTGTAGATAACTACGCATAGTATTGTACTAGCTACATGATGGTCTGTAGTTGGCTACATATAACATAAAAGCAACTACATGGGTACATGTAGTTAAAATATTCTAATAAATGCAAACAATAGATATAAAATACTGCTATTTAACTAAACGAATGTTAATATATATTATATGGTACAATAAATGAATTGTTTTGGCGTATATATTTTATTATTCATCACTAAAAAAAATTAATTATGGCTTCAAATTCAAATGGAGTTTTTCCAAGAACAAGCTCCGAAAAACAAGTATGGCTAAAAAACTTTGCCAACAAATTGAGCAAGTATGCAGCAAAGTACAATATTAGCACCGCCGAAGTAAACGAAGTTAAAGCATCAGACAATGCTTACTCGTACTACTTAAACTACAAAATACAACACAGCGAGTTTCAAAAGAAACTAAATGCTTATCTTAATGAAATTCAAGATGGAATTAATGCACAAGGCACTGCCAGCGTAGCACCGAGTCCGCCAACTTTGGGCAATGCACCTGCAGCTATTGTGCCTGGCATTTTTGTTAGGGTAAAATCGTTAACTAAAAGAATTAAAGGACATTTGGGTTATACCATTGCCGATGGTTTGGACTTAGGTATTGAAACACCAAGTACTAAAACAGTAAAACCTAGCTTAAGTACTATTAAACCTAGTATTGTATTACGATTAATGGAAGGTGGACAGCCAGAAGTTATTTGGAAAAGAAATGGCATGAATGCTTTAGAAATTTGGGTAGACCGTGGCAATGGTTTTGAATTTTGTGATATTGACACCAAACCAAATTATGTAGATGAGCATCCATTACCAAAAAATGCTGAGCTATGGAAATATAAAGCGATTTATAGAGTGGACGATAAGATTGTAGGTCATTGGAGCGATATTGTTAGTATTACGGTAGTAAAGCAGTTGTTATAATATAGATTGCTAGATATTAGATTATTAGATGTTAACCTGTTGTGCATTTGGCATTCTAGAAAATTTCGTAGTATAACGAAGAAATTTACCTGCCTACCGCAGGCAGGTCAGGAATCTGTCGTAAAAATCATAAAAAAGATTCCCAATCAAGCTGCCTGTCGGCAGACAAGTTAAGAATGACAATTTTTACTTTGTTTTGTTTCTAAATGCACACAGATTATTTTATAACCATTACATAAATTAAAGCCCAGAAATAAACTGTACTTTTGTACTCTCCAATTTGTTATTATTGAAATCAATAAAGACTATACTATTAAAAATAGAACAACACCAATATTTTATTGCACTACGAAATTATATAAAAAAACTATATGATAGTACAATAGAAACCAACTCAAAACTAAAAATTCAGTTCTTACAATTCTTTCCTTTTATTATTGCTTCTTTTTTAATAGGTATAATTGCATACGCTTATAGTGTTTTATTCAATTATGCTACAAAATTATCTTTTTCAATATACGATAAAAATCCACTCTTAATTTTTATCATAACGCCAATTGCCTTTCTAATTTCTTGGTGGTTGGTACAACAATTTGCACCCTATGCAAAAGGGAGTGGCATTCCACAAGTAATGACTACACTCGAATTGACATCACATTCTAAACAAAATAAAATATCATATTTATTAAGTGCCAAGATTGCTCTCATTAAAATTATATCAAGTGTAATAAAAGTTATTGGTGGTGGTGTTATTGGAAGAGAAGGACCAACCATTCACATTGCTAGTGCCATTTCTAATTTAGTCTATAAACTTTTACCAAAATGGTGGATTCACATCAATCAAAAAAATATGATAATTGCTGGTGCAGCTTCTGGTTTATCGGCTGCATTTAATACACCATTAGGCGGAATTATTTTTGCAATTGAAGAACTGTCTAAATACCATATGAAATACTATAAATCTACTTTGTTTATAGCAGTTATCATTGCTGGATTAACAGCTCAAGGTTTAGGTGGACCTTACTTATATTTAGGATATCCAAAAACTGCTTTCGACAATTACATGGTGTATATTGGTATTTTGATTGTTGCTATTTTAAGTGGATTTTTTGGTGCGAAAGTCTGCGATGCATTATTATCTTTTATTAAATATTTTAATTCTAATAAAGAAAATTGGCGGAAAATATTACTCATTATTGTATCTAGTTTAATAGTTGCTACAATGATATATTTTTATGGAACTAATGCAATGGGTTCTGGTAAAGAATATATGGAAAAAGCTTTATTCGATAGCAATAAAACTATTCCTTGGCAATTACCATTTATTAGAATGGCTGGAATGATAGCTTCTTTTGGTTCTGGTGGTGCAGGTGGTGTATTTGCTCCATCTCTTAGTTGTGGTGCTTCAATTGGTGCAATAGTCGCTGATTGGTTACAATTGACTCACGGAAATGCCAATTTAATAATTTTGGTTGGTATGGTTGGATTTTTGACTGCTGTTACAAGAGCTCCATTTACTGCAGCGATTATTGTATTTGAAATGACAGACAGACACAGTATTATTTTCTTTCTGCTATTAGGTGCAATGATTGCCAATTTCATTGCATATCTTAATAATAAGCACTCTTTTTACCATACACTGTATGTTCAATATTTAAGAGATGTAGAAAGCAAAGCTAAAAAACAGTAAGTTGTAATAAGCAAGATTGTATATATTTACAAGCATGTTAAAAATTATAAGTTCCATTTTAGTAGCACTAGTAGCTATAGAACATGTATATATTTTATGGATAGAAATGTTTGCTTGGGAAACCGTTGGCAAAAGAACATTTAAAAGCTTTTCTGCTGATTTATTTAAACCTACCAAAGCATTGGCTGCTAATCAAGGATTATACAATGGATTTCTAGCTGCTGGTTTAATTTGGAGTTTCTTTATAACAGATTGTCATTGGCAATTTAATATTAGACTTTTCTTTTTATTATGTGTGATTGTAGCAGGAATTTTTGGTGCTTTAACTGCTTCTAGAAAAATATTTTTTGTACAAGCAATACCAGCAATAATTGCATTGATTTTTACTATTTTAGCTAAGTAATCTTAAACTTTATTGTAGATTTAAAATTATTTAAAAAAATATATTATGGCAACAACAAACATTTATCTTACATTTAATGGCAACTGCGAAGCCGCTTTTAATTTTTATAAATCTGTTTTTGGTGGTGACTTTAACTACATCAGTAAATTTAGCGATATGCCACCAAGTGAAAATCAACAAGTAGCAGAAGCAGATAAAGACAAAATTATGCATGTGTCTTTACCAATTGGACAGTCTATTTTAATGGGAAGCGATGCTGGTGGAGAATGGTGTGCTAACAATTTTTTAGTTGGAACTAATTTCTCTATATCAATTACAGCAGATAGCAAAGCTGAAGCCGATACTATTTTTAATGCTTTAGCAGAAAGTGGAAAAATTACTATGCCAATGGCTGATACATTTTGGGGCGATTATTTTGGTATGTTGATAGATCAATTTGGCATCAGTTGGATGATGAGTTTTAATGAAAACTACAGTAAGTAAGCTGTTTTTCATTTGAACATTATTTCTGTAATTTCGTATTTGTAGTACTACAAAGAAATTCACCAATAATCTGCTATAAGTATTATAAAAAAATCCAAATTAAGCTCAAATTTGTTTTATCAGCAGACAGATTGAGAAGAATGATTTTAAATTTATATTGTTTCTAAATTTACAACGAGTTATCTCTAATAAACATCTACATCTATAATTACTTGTACTTGTTTAAATTTTTGATACTGATAAATGGTATTGATTGCTGTTCTAATATTTTGTTTTAGTACTTGTACTTGATTGGTTGTTCTAGGAATCTTAATCAATATATCTCTAATATAATAATTATTTATTTTTTGATATATTGGTCGATGTGGTGCTAAAACCATTCCTTTTAAAGGTGCTTGTAGTAATTTATATAAATATTGTGCTGCATTTTCTACTACATCTAACTTTTTATGTTTTAAACTTAACTGTATTAATCTACTAAATGGTGGATATTGGTATTGTTGTCTTTCTTTAATAATTAATTGATATATTGTATTGTAATTATAATCTACAACTGCATCTACAATTGGATGTTCTAAATCAGACATTTGTATAATCACTTTTCCAACACTGTCTCGTCTTCCAGCTCTTCCTGCTGCTTGTATCATTAATTGATAAGCTCTTTCTTCTGCTCTAAAATTTGGGAAATGCATCAGTGTATCAGCATCTAAAATTCCAACAAGTTGTACTTTATCAAAGTCTAAACCTTTGGTAACCATTTGCGTACCAATTAAAATATCAAACTCACCTTGTTGAAATTGATTGATAATCTTTTCATGTCCGTGTTTTCCTCGCACTGTGTCGTAGTCCATTCTACCTACACTATTTTTTGGAAACATAATTTGAACATCTTCTTCAATGCGTTCTGTGCCTAAACCAACTTGTTGCATTTCGGTACTCTTACACGCTTTGCACTCGTGTAAATTAGTTTGCGTAAATCCACAGTAATGACAACGCAAATCGTTGCTGTATTTATGATAAGTAAGTGTTACATCACAGTTTTTACATGTAGGCACCCAAGCACAATTATTGCAAATGATATAAGGAGCAAAACCTCGTCTGTTTTGAAATAATATAATTTGATTTTTACTATTTAAAGTATTTTGT
Above is a genomic segment from Chitinophagales bacterium containing:
- a CDS encoding DUF1304 domain-containing protein → MLKIISSILVALVAIEHVYILWIEMFAWETVGKRTFKSFSADLFKPTKALAANQGLYNGFLAAGLIWSFFITDCHWQFNIRLFFLLCVIVAGIFGALTASRKIFFVQAIPAIIALIFTILAK
- a CDS encoding VOC family protein, producing the protein MATTNIYLTFNGNCEAAFNFYKSVFGGDFNYISKFSDMPPSENQQVAEADKDKIMHVSLPIGQSILMGSDAGGEWCANNFLVGTNFSISITADSKAEADTIFNALAESGKITMPMADTFWGDYFGMLIDQFGISWMMSFNENYSK